One window of the Colletotrichum destructivum chromosome 6, complete sequence genome contains the following:
- a CDS encoding Putative Sirtuin family, DHS-like NAD/FAD-binding domain superfamily, whose product MDATPSSSNMDVDAPHENPLPPGSNLSSPLSVLSKSPSIPASPETALDASKRYPSPTSSMPSGAQSPIKLEATEDSVLAIKLDKDAADSINVNSNDAPDGQPPRKRRKVTPPKERTTEYLNLDECDEDDGKLARLVSALKKRKKIVVIAGAGISVSAGIPDFRSKTGLFATLPNEHKVKGSGKHLFDASVYKHDSSTEKFHKMICDLATMVKAAKPTKFHHLLASLAAENRLLRLYSQNVDCIDTNMEPLKTNVPLNTKGPWPKTIQLHGSVEHMVCSKCTDIRPLKTELFVGHEAPLCEECKTIDQLRTQFEQRRSHGIGRLRPRMVLYNEFNPDEEAIGKVSSVDLKSRPDAVIVVGTSLKIPGVRRLVKELCQVTRSRRDGFTAWINTDSEPQHNDFKDCWDLVVRGKCDDVAHWAALPRFDEPQGDQSAYLSEGEEQRRLDRLSRDSLEVQLISPTPDSPTKSGSSTASEFRKRKLVDPIQSIPTPTASPKIKPTETAKKAAKPKQSKLSFTGQKTGTSESDMSVKKVKKAPVKKSRKTNKKFTEPPKNSITHTFKTQKNRELADMPQETLAGKLDNQHYKYADDNLESQLPPLRPIQKPIQSSIYKRAEDPGTDGQMDATLSPMTPLEELPGASLTGHPKSSPHNGVPTESSGKDSSEVRPMTPMHIRRRSADTISPESVPRGMESLVD is encoded by the coding sequence ATGGACGCGaccccttcctcttcaaaTATGGACGTCGACGCGCCCCATGAGAACCCCTTACCCCCAGGTTCCAACTTGTCTTCGCCTCTCTCGGTATTGTCAAAATCTCCATCAATACCGGCGTCGCCCGAAACCGCCCTTGACGCGTCAAAACGATatccgtcgccgacgtcctccATGCCCTCCGGCGCACAATCACCAATCAAGCTAGAGGCTACAGAGGATTCCGTGCTCGCCATCAAGCTCGACAAAGATGCTGCTGACTCCATCAATGTCAATTCTAACGATGCCCCCGACGGCCAGCCACCTCGAAAGCGGCGCAAGGTAACGCCGCCCAAGGAGCGCACCACGGAGTACCTCAACCTGGACGAAtgcgacgaagacgatgggAAACTGGCGCGTCTCGTGTCCGCTCTGAAGAAGCGGAAGAAAATTGTCGTCATCGCAGGTGCTGGCATATCCGTTTCGGCAGGCATTCCCGATTTTCGATCCAAGACGGGCCTTTTCGCGACACTTCCGAATGAGCACAAAGTAAAGGGCTCAGGCAAGCACTTGTTTGACGCATCGGTCTACAAGCACGACTCCTCGACCGAGAAATTCCACAAGATGATTTGCGACCTGGCCACCATGGTGAAGGCCGCCAAGCCCACCAAGttccaccacctcctcgcGTCGCTCGCTGCAGAGAACCGACTCCTGCGTCTCTACAGCCAGAACGTCGACTGTATCGATACCAACATGGAACCCTTGAAAACGAACGTTCCTCTCAATACCAAAGGACCATGGCCCAAAACCATTCAGTTGCACGGGAGCGTCGAGCACATGGTCTGCTCGAAATGCACCGATATTCGACCGCTGAAGACAGAGCTTTTCGTGGGTCACGAGGCTCCACTGTGCGAAGAGTGCAAAACAATCGACCAACTGCGAACCCAGTTCGAGCAAAGGCGGAGCCACGGCATTGGCCGTCTACGCCCCAGGATGGTGCTCTACAATGAATTTAACCCGGACGAAGAGGCCATTGGTAAAGTGTCGAGCGTGGACCTCAAGTCGCGTCCCGACGCCGTCATTGTTGTCGGCACAAGCTTGAAGATTCCCGGTGTACGGAGGCTCGTGAAAGAGCTGTGCCAGGTCACGCGCAGCCGCAGGGACGGGTTCACCGCATGGATCAACACAGATTCGGAACCGCAGCATAATGACTTCAAGGATTGTTgggatctcgtcgtccgtgGAAAATGCGACGATGTTGCTCACTGGGCTGCTCTGCCAAGGTTTGATGAGCCTCAAGGCGACCAGTCCGCGTATCTcagcgagggagaggagcAGCGTCGCCTGGACAGACTTAGCAGGGACAGTCTTGAGGTGCAACTCATCTCGCCCACACCCGATTCGCCGACCAAGTCTGGTTCCAGCACTGCGTCTGAGTTCAGGAAGCGCAAGCTCGTGGACCCTATACAGAGCATTCCGACGCCTACAGCGAGTCCGAAGATCAAGCCCACCGAGACTGCAAAGAAAGCGGCTAAGCCCAAGCAGAGCAAGCTTTCTTTCACCGGCCAGAAAACGGGCACATCTGAAAGCGACATGTCTGTTAAGAAGGTCAAGAAGGCGCCTGTGAAAAAGTCCCGCAAGACCAACAAGAAGTTTACGGAGCCGCCTAAGAACAGTATCACTCACACGTTTAAGACCCAGAAGAACCGCGAGCTTGCCGACATGCCTCAGGAGACCTTGGCTGGCAAATTGGACAATCAGCATTACAAGTATGCCGATGACAATCTCGAGTCACAGCTTCCACCGCTGCGACCCATTCAAAAACCAATCCAAAGCTCCATCTACAAGCGTGCAGAGGATCCCGGCACGGATGGACAGATGGACGCCACTCTCTCGCCCATGACGCCTTTGGAAGAGTTACCAGGAGCATCTTTGACAGGACATCCGAAATCTTCACCCCACAATGGCGTTCCAACGGAGAGTAGCGGCAAGGACAGCAGCGAAGTACGCCCCATGACGCCGATGCACATACGACGAAGGTCAGCCGACACAATATCCCCCGAGTCGGTTCCTCGAGGCATGGAGTCCTTGGTGGACTGA
- a CDS encoding Putative mediator complex, subunit Med16, WD40-repeat-containing domain superfamily — protein sequence MTEAKMPLMLENGMNGSMQVDQLDVDDLFGDGVGLSLHTARPPTKHLRQRIDDLRTRGCCQGIAWSRSGAIASISPDGKTLEARFLRSHPDDGNWGLSEPTKVDLIAINATSPIVHLAWASTTSPELAVIDATGRVAILTYSITLNRPFATRKWDHDPSDDLHAIVGSYWLPLAPQSKQYYVSHGPAVRDGNQYRYESSFVHAYGPWHPNPSKSALLCVTTNGHLKMFWAQNNNKIEETTLELESVNSSDDLVTHAALHSDKSSLWVALATTSKQLRVVRVGIHWGLPQSQSDNKPPPGSQVLNPTMQEKHVAISSWLPSGSSATPIDSAANQLTHLEILPSTLDHTGQGWAPLIILAVRTYLPTPNTPYQETQSIIDKWEVHNDQSQSLHPAFEQLGSRRNSTGAAPAPISRLKKYDPVVINKAIVGVHTIQYGRVICLAFSDGSVEYRDRFTLQEIYNEMNLDRVMTLNQVGFTFQDESPCLQMAFSPTNCSIIKIQDDGKVKWSKMHYPLGDIGNSSQDAPYAATLAALTVAASTATFNNINYDDILAVARSYADKKRFTSDWINEIVRMLKTPVDYSEDTHHDSLVRNSSLQMCLSILNHLGYKGMFQPRSFGGKFAMLALNARNVVILITIASNTPATIREKLSPLDEHEVVDALAGCAKWSLDLLSWLTDSLFALLDDQQFLALLTPQRFSEISTYVQSRSDVSLHLLLCSSTRGFLSAVCRRILHLEILSNRAIEFYERRAAMQKATDPSSQNKALHVVLYKAYQKMQRVTSSSLIKVQEFDRLLTVLNNDIRSAYQSSFASLASKNPLGAGGQKALDAQIKNAQTRCELSMLLAASPPPAFLPVLLKFFNTDLKTYRAQADPSKLFFADFTLLEIDDDRRALAARKAKGRFIDVFKRVELATPSADSTKEGDDAKLAQWRRCVRCSAVMEDVFGSRPGFTFVLAQQRKCSCGGHWGLLPKDVLMI from the exons ATGACTGAAGCCAAAATGCCGCTCATGCTCGAGAATGGCATGAACGGCTCCATGCAGGTCGATCAGCTTGACGTCGATGACCTtttcggcgacggcgtcggtcTATCTCTTCATACGGCTCGGCCTCCCACCAAGCATTTGCGCCAGAGGATAGACGATCTGCGGACTCGCGGTTGTTGCCA GGGTATAGCATGGTCGAGATCCGGCGCAATCGCATCGATTTCTCCCGACGGAAAGACATTGGAAGCCAGGTTTTTACGCTCGCATCCCGACGATGGCAACTGGGGTCTCAGCGAGCCCACAAAGGTcgacctcatcgccatcaacgCCACTAGCCCCATAGTTCACCtggcctgggcctcgacAACAAGCCCAGAACTAGCCGTCATCGATGCGACCGGTCGAGTTGCCATCCTAACCTACTCCATCACACTGAATCGCCCCTTCGCAACGCGAAAGTGGGATCATGATCCGAGTGATGATCTTCACGCCATTGTCGGCAGCTACTGGCTTCCCCTTGCACCCCAGTCTAAGCAG TATTATGTGAGCCATGGGCCTGCTGTGAGGGATGGTAACCAGTACCGCTATGAGAGCTCCTTCGTACATGCCTACGGTCCCTGGCATCCAAACCCATCCAAGAGCGCTCTGCTGTGTGTGACCACAAACGGCCATCTCAAGATGTTCTGGGCTCAAAATAATAATAAGATTGAGGAAACCACGCTTGAGCTTGAAAGCGTTAACTCCTCCGATGATTTGGTCACGCACGCAGCACTACACAGTGATAAGA GTAGTCTGTGGGTTGCTCTAGCGACTACCTCCAAGCAGTTGCGTGTTGTGCGAGTTGGCATTCATTGGGGCTTGCCGCAGTCCCAATCCGACAACAAACCGCCCCCTGGCAGCCAAGTCCTGAACCCGACCATGCAAGAGAAACATGTTGCGATTTCTAGCTGGTTGCCCAGTGGCTCATCCGCCACCCCAATCGACTCCGCCGCCAACCAACTGACACACTTGGAGATCTTGCCGTCAACCCTAGACCACACGGGCCAAGGCTGGGCTCCCCTTATCATCCTCGCAGTCCGTACTTACTTACCAACACCCAATACCCCTTACCAGGAAACGCAAAGCATTATCGACAAGTGGGAGGTCCACAACGACCAGTCCCAGAGCCTTCACCCAGCGTTCGAGCAGCTGGGAAGTCGCAGGAACAGTACAGGAGCGGCTCCAGCT CCCATATCCCGACTCAAGAAGTATGACCCCGTGGTCATCAATAAGGCCATTGTTGGTGTACACACTATCCAGTATGGCAGAGTCATATGTCTAGCCTTTAGCGATGGTTCGGTAGAATATCGCGACAGGTTCACCTTACAGGAGATTTACAACGAGATGAATCTCGATAGGGTCATGACGCTGAACCAGGTGGGCTTTACTTTCCAGGATGAATCGCCAT GCTTGCAAATGGCATTCTCCCCGACAAACTGTTCCATCATTAAGATACAAGACGATGGCAAAGTCAAATGGAGCAAGATGCACTATCCCCTGGGTGATATCGGAAACTCCAGCCAAGACG CACCATATGCCGCCACGCTGGCGGCATTAACGGTAGCTGCCTCGACAGCAACTTTCAACAACATAAACTACGATGATATCCTGGCTGTTGCTCGTTCATATGCAGATAAAAAGC GCTTCACGTCCGACTGGATCAACGAAATCGTGCGCATGCTCAAGACCCCCGTCGACTACTCAGAGGATACCCACCACGATAGTCTTGTTAGGAACAGCTCTCTTCAGATGTGCTTGAGCATCCTCAACCACCTTGGGTACAAAGGCATGTTTCAGCCTCGGTCGTTTGGCGGCAAGTTCGCTATGCTGGCGCTCAACGCACGCAACGTCGTCATTCTCATCACGATCGCGAGTAATACTCCGGCTACGATTCGAGAGAAGCTTAGTCCGCTTGACGAGCACGAGGTTGTTGACGCACTTGCTGGCTGCGCAAAGTGGTCCCTCGATCTTCTCTCGTGGCTTACCGACTCCCTTTtcgcccttcttgacgaCCAGCAGTTCCTTGCTCTCCTCACACCGCAGCGCTTCTCCGAGATCAGCACCTACGTACAGTCCCGCTCCGACGTCTCTCTCCACTTGCTTCTGTGCTCTTCGACACGCGGTTTTCTCTCTGCCGTATGCCGCCGCATTCTGCACCTCGAGATTCTCTCGAACCGCGCTATCGAGTTCTACGAACGCCGGGCCGCCATGCAGAAGGCCACCGATCCATCCTCGCAAAATAAGGCTCTGCATGTAGTTCTATACAAGGCTTACCAGAAGATGCAGCGCGTCACCTCCAGCAGTCTCATCAAGGTACAAGAGTTTGACCGTCTCCTCACGGTCCTCAATAACGACATTCGCTCCGCCTACCAGAGCTCTTTCGCGTCCCTGGCGAGTAAGAACCccctgggcgccggcgggcagAAGGCTCTGGACGCGCAAATTAAGAACGCCCAAACCCGATGCGAGCTCAGCATGCTCCtcgcggcatcgccgccgccagcttTCCTCCCCGTTCTCCTAAAGTTCTTCAACACCGACCTTAAGACATATCGCGCGCAGGCCGACCCGTCCAAGCTCTTCTTTGCTGACTTCACCCTCCTCGAAATCGACGACGATCGCCGAGCTCTCGCGGCGCGCAAGGCAAAAGGCCGGTTTATCGACGTATTCAAACGTGTCGAGCTGGCTACACCATCGGCCGACAGCACgaaggagggcgacgatgccaAGCTGGCGCAGTGGAGACGATGCGTTCGGTGCTCAGCGGTCATGGAGGACGTCTTTGGCTCTCGACCAGGTTTTACGTTTGTACTGGCTCAGCAGAGGAAGTGTTCCTGTGGTGGCCACTGGGGGCTCTTGCCCAAGGATGTTCTCATGATTTGA